aattgaaaggtatgtaaacaatcttaacatatataaccggaacgaacttatgggatggcCTAATATTTACTAGTTTAACGTGTGACAAGAAAGGTAAACAGGAAGATAATGGGTATTCCAGGATTAACTACTTATATAAACAAGCAtcgatttcattttttaaagcaTTACGAATTACATGATACGTATTTATTAATTGATGgaaataatattaatcatttattatataaaaagtgcGCAGGCAATAATTGGATATTTGGCGGTGATTACGATAATTATGCGCAATGTGTATCAGATTTCTTTGATGATCTATTAAAGTGTAATGTAACGCCCTTAGTCTTTATTGATGGTGGTGTTGaaagtaaaaaattcaaaactaTTGTAAAAAGGCTGAAAAGGAAACTAAATATATTACCAACTTCTATATTCAAAACTAGATATTCAGAACCAATTTTTCCTTTGCTAAAACAACATGTTTTTATTGATGtgatgaaagaaaaaaatattcgatttgTGCAGTGTCTACTTGAAGCTGACAATATTATAGCATCAGTAGCAAAGATATTAAATTGTCCAGTTCTCAGCCATGATTCAGATTTTTATGTATATGGATCATTATATATACCATTTGATACATTACAAACTGCAATTAAAAATTCACGTGGAAATGGTTATGTTATACCTTGTAAAATTTATAAgattaagaaattattcaaatattttagagGATTAGACCAATCAAAGATAATATTAGCTGCAATATTATTAGGCAATGACTATGTGGAACCTGGTACATTTAGAAACTTCTTCcgctatttaaatttaaaacaatCAGATATAAACCAATATGGCCGACAACACTGTGTAGGTAGAATTTTTGTATGGTTGAGTAAATACAGCTTGCATGATGCAATCATTGCAATTTTAAGTAGGTTAACTATGCCTATACGACAAAAAATATTGGATTTAATAGAGACGAGTATAAATAGCGATAAAAATGGATATGTTGAAATACTTGTAGCTCTAGGTTTCTCAAGAGATTATACTACTCGTGTAAATACCTGTGGCTTCAATGGAAGGTTTAAATTTGATGGAGATATCAATACATTGACATACATAGAAGAAGTTCGCGAAGGAAATAGTGAATCAACTGAAGAAGATAAGGAAGAAGAcgatgaaaatgaaatagcaAAGATATTCAATGAGTCTGAATTAATATCTAACACTGCAACTATTAGTAATTTGCCTATATGGTTTGTAAATGAATTTCGTATTGGTAAATATCCATCATATTTTCTGGATTTAATAATTCAACGTTTATATGTATGCCCCATACAAGTAGAAGATTTTCGTTATCCTTCAAACATCATAGTAAGTCTAAAAATCCTTAGTATCATCATTGGAATTCTAAAATTAGTGTTAgacaataatataaattgtataagatACTTAATGAGAACTGAAGATAGAAAGATTATGTGCCATAAGTTAGGGGCTTTAGAAATTATGAATACTTTTAGTCTACCTTCTTCATCCAATCTTAGTGATGTCTCATTACTTACTCAAAGAGAGATTTTAAACCATACTTTAGGAATTACAGATATGGATTGTATAAATGAACTTCCACCAAAGTGGATATTATATGTTGGATGCATCAAATATTGGATGCATCAACAAGAATGTCCTATATCTCacaaatgttatttatattctatatttatttgtatgttATTTGATATGATAGATttcaaaattggaaaatatagaaatataaaaacttttaacaaaaaatataagCAAAAAATTAAAGCCATAaagcagaaaagaaaagaaagtaattATAACCCacgttgtataataaatacaattcacGAAGCCTATAATGAAATCGTTCATGACGACTATGTACTAGCAGcaccattttttatttcacattttgaAGTAGATGAAACATCATATAACACAGAAAAGtttgatatacatatagtaCATGTTTTTGGTGGGTTCCAAACTTGTTTGAAACATACCATGGATTTGAATGCACTTTTGGGATGTCCTTATCCACAGATCAAAGTCGcacatttatataatagtactttATTGTACAATCTGTGTAATAATTTTAGTACTCACCATAATATcgaagaatatataaatattgttcTGCAAATGTCTCCAAGCCTCTTaagattttttaatacatttttattaaaagtcaAACCAATGTTTCCatgtatatttcaaaataaataatattgctcTACAAATCTCTTAAGGAAGGCAGGAAGACATTTTAAGGTACCTGAGAGTATGAGACAGGAAAGTACAAAAACAAATGCAATATAATaccataataaaattaaagtacatataactaaagatataaatatataaactaaaTATATAACAGTGGTGCAAGTGCTGGAATATTAAAGTAGAAATATAAAAGAGCAAAGCCAGTAATTATTGGCATAAATGAGATAAGGATTGATGGAGAGGTAGAATAGATATTGGTAAAAGAGTGAAAGAAGGGAATGTGAACTCTATGGGATCAAATATGGAAGCACATAACAAGAAACAGAATTAGAAAGGGAGATTAGTACAGGAGACATAGTTCACGAACAAGCAAAAAATAAGACTGTAGACTGGGTGAGAAATTTGCAGaagataaaaaaggaaagaataaagaaagagaggaggTTAAGTAGGTAAATTAGACAATTAACTCTAGTAGCACTCGTTCTATAGAGTAAGTAATGACGAGGGACCAAAAATGGATTATCTATAATAATGTTAAGCGGAAAAGATCTCGGGGGAAGGTAGAATGAATCACCTTTAGCACTAAACTTACAGGGACTTCACATATACATATTCCTACCGTGACCGGTCTTTAAAACAACTTGTATTTCTTAATATAGAATGAAGATAATAGCCAGTTTGATAGTAAAAAATatagttttaaaaattattaaaaaaagtattaaaaatattactaattgaaataaaaattcttgccTCGAAATTCCTTCTCCCGTGATTTCTTTACTTAAAATCCATGCAATTATCCCGGTTATGTCTAGGATATTGAAAAATACTTGTAGAGGCCATCTTCTAGATTTGGATTTTACAGTGAAATAAATGCATATAATTTTGCAGTAGATAGATCCCATTTAATTCCCAACACtcgaaattccattttttcCTTCCGCTTTCAGTTTTAGAATTGAGTATTCGAGAGTctactattacaaaatatataaatcgttTAACCAGTCAAATGACCAGTCGTGATAAGTAAGACGgattacat
This DNA window, taken from Bombus terrestris chromosome 3, iyBomTerr1.2, whole genome shotgun sequence, encodes the following:
- the LOC100642482 gene encoding protein asteroid, whose translation is MGIPGLTTYINKHRFHFLKHYELHDTYLLIDGNNINHLLYKKCAGNNWIFGGDYDNYAQCVSDFFDDLLKCNVTPLVFIDGGVESKKFKTIVKRLKRKLNILPTSIFKTRYSEPIFPLLKQHVFIDVMKEKNIRFVQCLLEADNIIASVAKILNCPVLSHDSDFYVYGSLYIPFDTLQTAIKNSRGNGYVIPCKIYKIKKLFKYFRGLDQSKIILAAILLGNDYVEPGTFRNFFRYLNLKQSDINQYGRQHCVGRIFVWLSKYSLHDAIIAILSRLTMPIRQKILDLIETSINSDKNGYVEILVALGFSRDYTTRVNTCGFNGRFKFDGDINTLTYIEEVREGNSESTEEDKEEDDENEIAKIFNESELISNTATISNLPIWFVNEFRIGKYPSYFLDLIIQRLYVCPIQVEDFRYPSNIIVSLKILSIIIGILKLVLDNNINCIRYLMRTEDRKIMCHKLGALEIMNTFSLPSSSNLSDVSLLTQREILNHTLGITDMDCINELPPKWILYVGCIKYWMHQQECPISHKCYLYSIFICMLFDMIDFKIGKYRNIKTFNKKYKQKIKAIKQKRKESNYNPRCIINTIHEAYNEIVHDDYVLAAPFFISHFEVDETSYNTEKFDIHIVHVFGGFQTCLKHTMDLNALLGCPYPQIKVAHLYNSTLLYNLCNNFSTHHNIEEYINIVLQMSPSLLRFFNTFLLKVKPMFPCIFQNK